One genomic region from Polyangium spumosum encodes:
- a CDS encoding acyl-CoA dehydrogenase family protein, which produces MQKSARIPDDFGYGEEQVLLRREARKLLESSCNTEDVRRSMETPAGFDEGLWTRAAEAGWLGLAVPAAQGGSEMSMTSLAVLMEEMGRALSPLPFFGTLFATLVLREAGSEEEKARWLPAIAEGKVRAAVGSEERRGGWDYGHVEATARREGERIVISGEKELVVDAPSARLLVVTANEAEGPSLFALPAASAGIMVSPDKLVDATRRSGHVRLEDVAVTDADRVGAKGEAITILGRVMPRIWTALAAEMVGGADRLLGMTTEYAKLRQQFGRPIGAFQGVKFPLVDLLAKIELSRSLVYRAAAAIDHAPAQAERLARMAKAHASDTYAFAAAKAVQLHGGIGFTWECDVQLWFKRAQWSRAAFGDAAHHRKRIAEMVIDG; this is translated from the coding sequence ATGCAAAAGAGCGCCCGGATCCCCGACGATTTCGGTTATGGCGAGGAGCAAGTGTTGCTCCGGCGCGAGGCGCGGAAGCTCCTCGAGAGCTCTTGCAATACGGAGGACGTGCGGCGCTCCATGGAGACGCCCGCGGGCTTCGACGAGGGGCTGTGGACGCGGGCGGCGGAGGCGGGATGGCTCGGGCTCGCCGTGCCCGCGGCGCAGGGCGGGAGCGAGATGTCGATGACGAGCCTCGCCGTGCTCATGGAAGAGATGGGCCGCGCGCTCTCGCCATTACCGTTTTTCGGGACGCTCTTCGCGACGCTCGTCCTCCGGGAGGCGGGGAGCGAGGAGGAGAAGGCGCGGTGGCTCCCTGCGATCGCGGAGGGCAAGGTCCGCGCGGCCGTGGGCTCGGAGGAGCGTCGCGGGGGATGGGATTACGGGCACGTCGAGGCGACGGCGCGCCGCGAGGGCGAGCGGATCGTGATCTCGGGCGAGAAGGAGCTCGTCGTGGACGCGCCGAGCGCGCGCCTGCTCGTCGTGACGGCGAACGAGGCCGAGGGGCCGAGCCTGTTCGCCCTGCCGGCCGCGTCGGCGGGGATCATGGTGTCGCCGGACAAACTCGTTGATGCGACGCGGCGGAGCGGGCACGTGCGGCTGGAGGACGTGGCCGTGACCGACGCGGATCGGGTGGGCGCGAAGGGGGAGGCGATCACGATCCTCGGCCGGGTGATGCCGCGGATCTGGACGGCGCTCGCAGCGGAGATGGTGGGGGGCGCGGACCGGCTGCTCGGCATGACCACGGAATACGCGAAGCTCCGCCAGCAGTTCGGCCGGCCGATCGGCGCATTCCAGGGCGTGAAGTTCCCGCTCGTGGATCTGCTCGCGAAGATCGAGCTCTCGCGTTCGCTCGTGTATCGCGCGGCGGCGGCGATCGATCACGCGCCCGCGCAGGCCGAGAGGCTCGCGCGGATGGCGAAGGCGCACGCGTCGGACACGTACGCTTTCGCGGCGGCGAAGGCCGTGCAGCTCCACGGCGGGATTGGTTTTACCTGGGAGTGCGACGTGCAGCTCTGGTTCAAGCGCGCCCAGTGGAGCCGCGCGGCGTTCGGGGACGCGGCGCACCATCGCAAGCGGATCGCGGAGATGGTGATCGACGGATAG
- a CDS encoding acyl-CoA dehydrogenase family protein, with the protein MAPSHDTHEHEHEHENEKRDLRERARAFFHDNRPADPGFKLPQTFLEVESEEQFLWLKAWQKQVHAAGLIGVEWPKQYGGQGMPPGSQRVVAEEMGRAGVPFLVNRIGLDWAGPTILAVGTEEQKQRYLRNILSCDEVWCQGFSEPGAGSDLASLRTSAVRSGDHYIVHGHKVWTTQAFWADYMILLARTDPAAPKHAGISYFLFPMQSRGVFVRPLVKMTGEGGFNQVIFEDVEIPASCLLASEGDGWRLAVMTLAFERGASEGSATGGALAAGGEVARLVALAKGVCRDGRPASEDPVMRDRIAELAIEEEALLASALRARVPGLVEERPLALPFLGKLVATEFGQRLAALGQEVEGPLAQHAFGAERAADGGHFQRAYMNSFGFTIGGGTSEIQRNLIGEKILGLPKST; encoded by the coding sequence ATGGCCCCGTCCCACGACACCCACGAGCACGAGCACGAGCACGAGAACGAGAAGCGCGACCTGCGCGAGCGGGCGCGAGCCTTTTTTCATGACAACCGCCCGGCCGATCCGGGCTTCAAGCTCCCGCAGACGTTCCTGGAGGTCGAGTCGGAGGAGCAATTCCTCTGGCTCAAGGCCTGGCAAAAGCAGGTCCACGCCGCGGGGCTGATCGGCGTGGAGTGGCCGAAGCAATACGGCGGGCAAGGAATGCCGCCCGGGTCGCAGCGGGTCGTGGCCGAGGAGATGGGGCGCGCCGGCGTGCCGTTCCTCGTGAACCGGATCGGCCTCGACTGGGCGGGCCCGACGATCCTCGCGGTGGGCACGGAGGAGCAGAAGCAGAGGTATTTGCGGAACATCCTCTCCTGCGACGAGGTGTGGTGCCAGGGCTTCAGCGAGCCCGGCGCCGGCAGCGACCTCGCCAGCCTGCGCACGAGCGCCGTGCGGAGCGGCGACCACTATATCGTCCATGGTCACAAGGTCTGGACGACGCAGGCGTTCTGGGCCGATTACATGATCTTGCTCGCGCGCACGGACCCGGCGGCGCCGAAGCACGCGGGGATCAGCTATTTCCTCTTCCCCATGCAATCGAGGGGCGTGTTCGTGCGGCCGCTCGTGAAGATGACGGGCGAGGGCGGGTTCAATCAGGTGATCTTCGAGGACGTCGAGATCCCGGCCTCGTGTTTGCTCGCCTCGGAGGGGGACGGCTGGCGGCTCGCGGTCATGACGCTCGCGTTCGAGCGCGGGGCGTCCGAGGGCAGCGCGACGGGCGGGGCGCTCGCGGCGGGCGGCGAGGTCGCGCGGCTCGTCGCCCTGGCGAAGGGGGTCTGTCGTGACGGACGGCCCGCGAGCGAGGATCCGGTGATGCGGGATCGTATCGCGGAGCTCGCGATCGAGGAGGAGGCGCTGCTCGCGTCGGCGCTGCGGGCGCGTGTCCCCGGGCTCGTGGAGGAGCGCCCGCTCGCGCTCCCGTTCCTGGGCAAACTCGTGGCGACCGAGTTCGGGCAGCGGCTCGCGGCGCTCGGGCAGGAGGTCGAGGGGCCGCTCGCGCAACATGCGTTCGGCGCCGAGCGCGCGGCGGACGGGGGCCATTTCCAGCGGGCCTACATGAACAGCTTCGGGTTCACCATCGGCGGCGGGACGAGCGAGATCCAGCGAAACCTCATCGGCGAGAAGATCCTGGGCCTGCCGAAGAGCACCTGA
- a CDS encoding STAS domain-containing protein, with protein MTDVAFLKDEAPQSPGGFPLKIDVGGVDVRFDLPSGMQFYMGLPTITMWTESSMAGLMLGLSRMVGVERFNLALQSGGRDSVDGDWAHISTFPSFEEGLASLAVIAAAAGWGIWEVVSLDREAEVGRFRCKNGWESVYQRALSVCWGSGMMGGKFAGLCTRLFGKNCWAQQVSFQARGDEADEFIVRPSDRTIEGDLELLLAADAATRADLAVALERLRQEVEERRVTEEALRRTEKENAFLIAQQQKTIAALSTPIIQVWEGILTLPIVGQVSGARAATIMQALLKEIVDRGAHHAILDVTGVDTLDAETADHLLRIVRAAELLGARAIVTGIRPRVAQTIVELGVDLSGLTTVADLEEGLKTALRGAGVRAPGARVSPSHR; from the coding sequence ATGACGGACGTAGCTTTTTTGAAGGACGAGGCACCGCAATCGCCAGGGGGCTTTCCGCTGAAGATCGACGTGGGCGGCGTCGACGTGCGGTTCGATTTGCCGAGCGGCATGCAGTTCTACATGGGGCTGCCGACGATCACCATGTGGACGGAGTCGAGTATGGCCGGCCTCATGCTGGGCCTCTCGCGGATGGTGGGCGTCGAGCGATTCAACCTGGCGCTGCAGAGCGGCGGGCGCGACAGCGTCGACGGAGATTGGGCGCACATCTCCACGTTTCCGAGCTTCGAGGAGGGGCTCGCCTCCCTCGCGGTCATCGCGGCGGCGGCAGGCTGGGGGATCTGGGAGGTCGTCTCGCTCGACCGCGAGGCGGAGGTGGGCCGGTTCCGCTGCAAGAATGGCTGGGAGTCGGTGTACCAGCGCGCGCTCTCGGTCTGCTGGGGCTCGGGGATGATGGGCGGGAAGTTCGCCGGCCTGTGCACGCGCCTCTTCGGCAAGAATTGCTGGGCGCAGCAGGTCTCGTTCCAGGCCCGGGGCGACGAGGCCGACGAGTTCATCGTGCGCCCCTCGGACCGCACGATCGAGGGGGATCTCGAGCTCTTGCTCGCGGCGGACGCGGCGACCCGCGCCGACCTCGCGGTCGCGCTCGAGCGGCTCCGGCAGGAGGTCGAGGAGCGCCGGGTGACCGAGGAGGCGCTGCGCCGCACCGAAAAAGAGAATGCCTTCCTCATCGCGCAGCAGCAAAAGACGATCGCGGCGCTCTCGACCCCGATCATCCAGGTATGGGAGGGCATCCTGACCTTGCCCATCGTCGGGCAGGTGAGCGGGGCGCGCGCGGCGACGATCATGCAGGCGCTGCTCAAGGAGATCGTCGATCGCGGCGCGCACCACGCCATCCTCGACGTGACGGGCGTCGATACGCTCGACGCCGAGACCGCCGATCACCTCCTGCGGATCGTGCGCGCCGCGGAGCTGCTCGGGGCGCGCGCGATCGTCACGGGTATCCGCCCCAGGGTCGCGCAGACCATCGTGGAGCTCGGCGTCGACCTCTCGGGCCTGACCACGGTCGCCGACCTCGAGGAGGGCCTGAAGACGGCCTTGCGCGGGGCGGGCGTGCGCGCGCCCGGGGCCCGCGTGTCCCCTTCGCATCGGTAA
- a CDS encoding acyl-CoA dehydrogenase family protein, with protein sequence MNFDLTPDQKLLESTVASFVKKEATVSRFRALRDDPVGWSKSLWKTMAELGWIGLVFPESAGGLGGSFVDVAIVLEQLGAGLVPEPFVASVLCAGTALLRLGGPEEHEAHLAPLIAGDTSLALAWAERGGRYDPTWVETTAIRNGDEYVLRGEKVFVLNGHAADTIVVSARTAGNPGDSDGISLFVLPRDTAGLRIKTIRTMDGHKAAMVSLDGVVAPASMRLGAEGAAAPVLDEIMDLGAAAACAEGLGVMRAALGMTVDYLKTREQFGLKIGTFQALQHRAVDMFVRAELAKSTSILASIKVADPDPAERRSAVSAAKVELALCGRYVTQQSIQLHGGIGITDEHDIGLYFKRMHVLNALFGDEEHHLARFAAQPSF encoded by the coding sequence ATGAATTTCGACCTCACGCCGGACCAGAAGCTCCTCGAAAGCACCGTCGCCTCCTTCGTGAAGAAGGAGGCGACGGTCAGCCGTTTCCGCGCCCTGCGAGACGACCCCGTCGGCTGGAGCAAATCGCTCTGGAAGACCATGGCCGAGCTCGGATGGATCGGCCTCGTGTTCCCCGAGTCCGCGGGTGGCCTCGGGGGCTCCTTCGTCGACGTCGCCATTGTCCTCGAACAGCTCGGCGCGGGCCTCGTCCCCGAGCCCTTCGTCGCGTCCGTGCTCTGTGCGGGCACGGCCCTTCTGCGCCTCGGCGGCCCCGAAGAGCACGAGGCCCACCTCGCGCCGCTCATCGCCGGCGACACGAGCCTCGCCCTCGCCTGGGCCGAGCGCGGCGGCCGGTACGACCCGACCTGGGTCGAGACGACGGCAATCAGAAACGGCGACGAATACGTGCTGCGCGGCGAGAAGGTCTTCGTCCTGAATGGTCACGCGGCGGATACGATCGTCGTCTCGGCCCGCACCGCGGGCAACCCGGGCGATAGCGACGGTATCTCGCTCTTCGTGCTCCCGCGGGATACGGCGGGCCTCCGGATCAAGACGATACGGACCATGGACGGACACAAGGCCGCGATGGTCTCGCTCGACGGCGTGGTCGCCCCGGCGTCGATGCGGCTCGGGGCCGAGGGCGCGGCGGCGCCGGTGCTCGACGAGATCATGGACCTCGGCGCCGCGGCGGCGTGCGCGGAGGGGCTCGGCGTCATGCGCGCGGCCCTCGGCATGACCGTGGATTACCTGAAGACGCGCGAGCAGTTCGGCTTGAAGATCGGCACGTTCCAGGCATTGCAGCACCGCGCCGTCGACATGTTCGTCCGCGCCGAGCTCGCGAAGAGCACCTCGATCCTCGCGAGCATCAAGGTCGCGGACCCGGACCCGGCCGAGCGTCGCTCCGCCGTCAGCGCGGCGAAGGTCGAGCTCGCCCTGTGCGGGCGTTACGTCACGCAGCAATCCATCCAGCTCCACGGCGGGATCGGCATCACGGACGAGCACGATATCGGTCTGTACTTCAAGCGTATGCACGTCCTGAACGCCCTGTTCGGTGACGAAGAGCATCACCTCGCGCGATTCGCCGCGCAGCCCTCCTTCTGA